The region TCTGTTTTATTTACAATTGATGGTGAACAAATTTTAGTTTATCTTTTTTAAATCTGAAGACATTAGTTAGAGCTAAAATTAAAACCTAGTTTTTATTTCACAGAGATGTGTTAACACAGAAAAATTTGATTACCGGTGAGTAAAAATATTCTCTTCTATTCTCCAGTTATCCTTTGTAttgttttcattatttttgttAAGATGCCACATTTTTGAACAAATTATTGATAAGTTGTTTCTCATATAATAGAAAGTTATCCAGAACAGAAGGAAACAGTGAGAAATAATATACCTTCaattttcttctttaatttccaTTTTCAAACTGCCATTATTTCAAACTTTGTCCACTTTTGAGTTGGAAAGCTGGTAGCACTTAATGTCAAACATCCCCTTTGCTTACCTTGTGATTCAAATTGGCTTTATTGATGAGTATCCTGAAGTCCAGTTGCCTGCAAGCCATCTTTTCTGTATTTGCAATAGGAATCAGTCTAACATTGTATATTATATCTGTCTTTAACATATTCAGGGCTATGGCCTTATTGTTCTAATTGCTTCTCAAAATAGTTCTTTATAGTAATTAATACAGGACTTTTATCTTTTTTAAACAATTCTGGCATTTCTCTTTTCACCAATATATTTTCCATCACTTAAGTTATTAGCTCAATTCTGTGAATACATAACCTAAGAGAACATTCCAACAtatacacaaggaaatctgcagatgctggaaattcaagcaacacacaaaatgctggtggaacgcagcaggccaggcagcatctataggaagaagcactgtcgacgtttcgggctgagaccctttgtcaggaataactgaaagaaaagatagtaagagatttgaaagtagggagGGGTAGgtggaaatccgaaatgatagaagacagaagTGGATGGGGTGAAGCCTAAGAGcttgaaaggtgattggcaaaaggggtacagagctggagaagggaaaggatcatgggatgggaggcctagggagaaagaaaaggggagggaagcaccagagggagatggagaacaggcaaagagtgatgggcagagagagaaaaaaaaggggacgGGAGAGAAATAAAtctgggatgaagtaagaaggagaggaggggcattaacggaagttagagaaatcaatgttcaggccatcaggttggaggctacccagacagaatataaggtgttgttcctccaacctgtgtgtggcttcatcttgacagtcgaggaggccatggatagacatatcagaatgggaatgggacatggaattaaaatgtgtggccactgggagatcctgctttctctggcggacagagcgtaggtgttcagtgaaatggtctcccagtctgcgtcgggtttcaccaatatataaaaggccgcaccgggagcagcggacgcagtataccacaccagctgacacacaggtgaagtgtcgcctcacctggaaggtctgtctggggccttgaatggtggtgagggtggaagtgtaaaggcaggtgtagcacttgttccgcttgcaaggataagtgccaggagggagatcggtaggaagggatggggggtggggagacgaatggacaagggagtcatgtaggaagtgatccctgcggaaagcagaaagagtggggagggaaagatgtacttggtagtgggttcccgttggaggtggcggaagttatttcagcgaaacagtctccaaCATATTAAGGCTTTATTGTACTGTTGGAGATGCTTCTGAAGATAAGCTAAACTAAGGCCCATACAGGCATAAATTTGTCAAATTTGAAGGTGAAAGAGCATGAGAAGTAGAAACAGTAGGAGGCCACCTGAGGGGAAAAAAATACTCTCAACATATTTGTCAAATATGGTTATTGTTTCTTAACTATGTATTGATTGCCCAGTTGTTTTATTATTTTCTCAAGTGCCCTGCTGTCATTACTTTCTCACTTTCTACTACTGGTGTGAGTTTGGTGATTATTCCAGTTTCTGTTTAttggtaacatacacaaaatactggaggaactcagcaggtcaggcagcgtctatggaaagtaataaacagtcaatgtttcaggccaagacccttcaaatgTTCCATGGTACCTATTATTTCAGCAAAAACTTTCTGCACTAAACAGATTAATGCACCTTAAAATCTTCTACTTAAATCTATTCTCTTCCCAGTTTTGCCATGCCATCATTCCTAACTTCCAACCTACTTGACTTTATTATTTTGATAACACATTTCCAAACTATTTTAACTTTTTGGGTCCTTCAAAGTGATTCTGCAATTTCCTGAAATTGGCCCTAATCATATACTTATTAGTTGGTTCTACCATTTATTTTGCTCTTGATTTATAAAACGTTAAGTTAAATTTCTTGTTCTGTGTGTTATGAATTTTGAGTTCTCTGACTAAAAATTTACAACTGATGTCTGTTTTtcttattggaagaaaaacaatAAGACAAGTATTGTCTTACTTGTCTTATATGAAGACAAGTTTCCTGGAATTCCATAAATTTGCTACCATTTAAGAGAAAAATAAGTGAAACCATTGAACTGTAATTAAAATCCGTCTGGTTCACTAATAACCTTCAGGAAAGGTTATATGCCATCCTTTCCTCATCTACCCAATATGACACTAGGATCTACCAAAGTGGTTTCTTCTTAATCGCTCATGGATGTATTTCAATTCCCAAGCATGTATTTCAATTCAAGGTTGAAACAGAAGCTATATTCTGTGAatgattttgcttttttttaaaaaaaaaaatagataAAACATATCTTATGAGTTAACAACCTGGCATACCTATTAAGGGATAATGCAGTATTAATTTGAACTTTTGCCTTTTCCAAGGTATGGATGCACTGCTTCATGCACCTCTCCGAACTCCTCTGCAACAATTAGAGGTAATTTTTGGAAAGTAAGGCTTTGTTTTGAATTCAGTTTAATGACAGATAATCTTTTTTTGTGGCTGAATTTTCCAATAATTTATTTGTAAGGCCACTATCTGTTCTGCTGAAATTACAGAAAGCAGCAGGTTTGTAAGCAAGTacgtttttagtaattgttattAGGCTCTTTTTTATTCTTAAAGTAGGAGACAATTAGAATGCAATCTGATCTTTATGGCATTAAATGTGTTTAActttccttttttaaacagctcTGCAAACCCGTTGAAACTGTCAGTGAACatcaaatcttccccatctctggGCTTGAAGTGCGAAGGGAAAGTGACGAAACAACCCCAACTTCtgaatttcaaaaaaaaattgactTCAAATCTTTCTTGGCTGGGCTTGATTTTGGAAAGCCTGCATATAGAAATTCAAGTAATGACAGAGAAGAGAAAGTTTCCAATATGTTCTTTAGTTCTGTGGAACAAAATGTAGCTCCTGAACATCAAAAGACAATTAATTTTAAGTCATTCTTAAATAGCATAAAACCCACTGAGGCAGATGAAAATAAGATGATATTCATGCCCTCCATTTATGAGGAACAGAAATTTAAACAGGCAGACATGGGTGTAACTTCAAATTGTGAAACAAATAACTCAGTGTTGCAAAACCACACTATCAACAGCTTAGATGCAAATAAAACTATATTGTTTCTAGAACATGATAATGATATGGAGATCACCAAAAGCCATACTATTTCTATTAACCATCTTGTCATGGGAAAATGTGATGGATTTCATTCAGTAAAGGAATCTAATAACTCAGCAAAACTAGGAAATAAAGGAACACTTGATTCTTCCCTTCCTCAACGTAAGGCTGTTGTGCTTTCTGGAGCAGATCATATTGCTGTGACAGGAAGTGTTACTGTACCCATTAATGTGAAGACAGATCACCAAACAAATCAAGATCAGCTAACAGTTGCCACAGCTAACATAAATGAGAGATCAATGTTGCCGTCTTATATCCATGATGAACTTACAGTCACTGGTTATGAATCTTCTAAAAAAATTGAGAAGAGTAAGGCACAGGATACAACAAAATTGACATCTAGGTCTTTGAGTATTCATCAGGAGAATCTGACAGAAACTCAGATGTTTTCCAATGAAAATGACATGGATATAACCAAAAGCCACACAGTTTCAATTGACAGTGGAATGTTTGGGCAAGTGTCAAATTGCAAAGTTGGGTCAAATGCGCCCTTTGCCAGTGATAGAACTGTGGTGTTTTCAGAAGCAAATGATATGGATATCACACAGAGTCATACAGTTGCAATTGAAAGTGATGATCCACGACAAATTTCAAACAAAGCGTTGCAGTCAACAAGGAAGAGTTTCAGTTTGTTTGCTCCTGGATCGAAAATGGCATTGTTACCCAGTGAAAATACCGTTAAGTTTTCAGAGGCAAATGACATGGATATAACCAAAAGTCACACAGTTACAATTGATAGTGGAAGTGTTTGGAAAGTGCCAGATTGCACAGTTGGGTCAAGTGCACCCTTTGCCAGTGATAGAACTGTGGTGTTTTCAGAAGCAAATGATATGGATATcacacagagtcatacagtagCAATTGAAAGTGATAATCTAGGACCAATTTCAAACAAAGCATTACAGTCAACAAGGAAGAGTTCCAGATTGAGTACTCTTGGATCCATCGTGGCATTATTACCCAATGAAAAAACTGTAATATTTTCAGAGGCAAATGAAATGGATATAACCAAAAGCCACCCAGTTACAATTGACAGTGGGAGCATTGGGAGAATACCAGATAGCACAGTTCAATCGAATGCACCCTTTGCTAGTGATAGAACTGTGGTGTTTTCAGAAGCAAATGATATGGACATTACACAGAGTCATACAGTTGCAATTGAAAGTGATGATCTAGGACCAATTTCAAACAAAGCATTACAGTCAACAAGGAAGAGTTCCAGATTGAGTACTGTTGGATCCATCATGGCATCGTTACCCAATGAAAAAACTGTAATATTTTCAGAGGCAAATGAAATGGATATAACCAAAAGCCACACAGTTACAATCGACAGTGGAAGCATTGGGAGAGTGCCAGATAGCACAGTTCAGTCGAATGCACCCTTTGCTAGTGATAGAACTGTGGTGTTTTCAGAAGCAAATGATATGGACATTACACAGAGTCATACAGTTGCAAATGAAAGTGACAATCCAGGACCAATTTCAAACAAAGTGTTGCAGTCAACAAGGAAGAGTTCCAGTTTGTTTACTACTGGATTGAAAATGGCATCATTACCCAATGAAAATACCATTGTGTTTTCAGAGGCAAATGAAATGGATATAACCAAAAACCACACAGTTACAATTGACAATGGGAGTATTGGGAGAGTGCCAGATAGCACAGTTCGGTCAAATGCACCCTTTGCTAGTGATAGGACTGTGGTGTTTTCAGAAGCAAATGATATGGATATCACACAGAGTCATACAGTTGCAATTGAAAGTGATAATCTAGGACAAATTTCAAACAAAGCATTACAGTCAACAAGGAAGAGTTCCAGATTGAGTACTCTTGGATCCATCGTGGCATTGTTACCCAATGAAAAAACTGTAGTATTTTCAGAGGCAAATGATATGGATATAACCAAAAGCCACACAGTTACAATTGACAGTGGAAGCATTGGGAGAGTGCCAGATTGCACAGTTGGGTCAAATGCGCCCCTTGCCAGTGATAGAACTGTGGTGTTTTCAGAAGCAAATGATATGGATATCACACAGAGTCATACAGTTGCAATTGAAAGTGATAATCTAGGACAAATTTCAAACAAAGCATTACAGTCAACAAGGAAGAGTTCCAGATTGAGTACTCTTGGATCCATCGTGGCATTGTTACCCAATGAAAAAACTGTAGTATTTTCAGAGGCAAATGATATGGATATAACCAAAAGCCACACAGTTACAATTGACAGTGGAAGCATTGGGAGAGTGCCAGATTGCACAGTTGGGTCAAATGCGCCCCTTGCCAGTGATAGAACTGTGGTGTTTTCAGAAGCAAATGATATGGATATCACACAGAGTCATACAGTTGCAATTGAAAGTGATAATCTAGGACAAATTTCAAACAAAGCATTACGGTCAACAAGAAAGAGTTCCAGATTGAGTACACTTGGATCCATTGTGGCATTGTTACCCAATGAAAAAACTGTAGTATTTTCAGAGGCAAATGATATGGATATAACCAAAAGCCACACAGTTACAATTGACAGTGGAAGCATTGGGAGAGTGCCAGATTGCACAGTTGGGTCAAATGCGCCCCTTGCCAGTGATAGAACTGTGGTGTTTTCAGAAGCAAATGATATGGATATCACACAGAGTCATACAGTTGCAATTGAAAGTGATAATCTAGGACAAATTTCAAACAAAGCATTACGGTCAACAAGAAAGAGTTCCAGATTGAGTACACTTGGATCCATTGTGGCATTGTTACCCAATGAAAAAACTGTAGTATTTTCAGAGGCAAATGATATGGATATAACCAAAAGCCACACAGTTACAATTGACAGTGGAAGCATTGGGAGAGTGCCAGATTGCACAGTTGGGTCAAATGCGCCCTTTGCCAATGATAGAACTGTGGTGTTTTCAGAAGCAAATAATATGGATATCACACAGAGTCATGCAGTTGCAATTGAAAGTGATAATCTAGGACAAATTTCAAACAAAGCATTATGGTCAACAAGGAAGAGTTCCAGATTGAGTACTGTTGGATCCATCATGGCATCGTTACCCAATGAAAATACTGTAATATTTTCAGAGGCAAATGAAATGGATATAACCAAAAGCCACACAGTTACAATTGACAGTGGAAGCGTTGGGAGAGTGCCTGATTGCACAGTTGGGTCAAGTGCATCCTTGGGTAGTGATAGGTCTGTTGTGTTTTCAGAAGCAAATGTAATGGAAATTACAAAAAGTCATACAGTTGCAACTGAGAatggaagttttaaaatgaatgGCAATCAAACTTTTGGCTACCAGAAAAGGAGCTCCAGTCACAGTAATACTCTGGCATGTCTTCCCAATTCCAAATCTAGTATATTTTTACAGTTGAATGATAAGGATATATCTCCAAGTCCTGTAGCTGTGGTGGACAGTATGAATTTTGAGGCAATTATAAATTGTGCTGTTAGTTCCAGTTCATCCTTTCCTGGTGGTAACAATGTGGTAGTC is a window of Hemitrygon akajei chromosome 3, sHemAka1.3, whole genome shotgun sequence DNA encoding:
- the knl1 gene encoding uncharacterized protein knl1, with the protein product MDENCFVLPEANADVTEEKCKKRQSGILKSSRSPLRTLKETDINQKVEPVSKLRRSSRRVSFADTKEVKEFVTDKMIIQDDMENNETTCTLESRQNIEIHNSILGTSSQKENQQQELERDVLTQKNLITGMDALLHAPLRTPLQQLELCKPVETVSEHQIFPISGLEVRRESDETTPTSEFQKKIDFKSFLAGLDFGKPAYRNSSNDREEKVSNMFFSSVEQNVAPEHQKTINFKSFLNSIKPTEADENKMIFMPSIYEEQKFKQADMGVTSNCETNNSVLQNHTINSLDANKTILFLEHDNDMEITKSHTISINHLVMGKCDGFHSVKESNNSAKLGNKGTLDSSLPQRKAVVLSGADHIAVTGSVTVPINVKTDHQTNQDQLTVATANINERSMLPSYIHDELTVTGYESSKKIEKSKAQDTTKLTSRSLSIHQENLTETQMFSNENDMDITKSHTVSIDSGMFGQVSNCKVGSNAPFASDRTVVFSEANDMDITQSHTVAIESDDPRQISNKALQSTRKSFSLFAPGSKMALLPSENTVKFSEANDMDITKSHTVTIDSGSVWKVPDCTVGSSAPFASDRTVVFSEANDMDITQSHTVAIESDNLGPISNKALQSTRKSSRLSTLGSIVALLPNEKTVIFSEANEMDITKSHPVTIDSGSIGRIPDSTVQSNAPFASDRTVVFSEANDMDITQSHTVAIESDDLGPISNKALQSTRKSSRLSTVGSIMASLPNEKTVIFSEANEMDITKSHTVTIDSGSIGRVPDSTVQSNAPFASDRTVVFSEANDMDITQSHTVANESDNPGPISNKVLQSTRKSSSLFTTGLKMASLPNENTIVFSEANEMDITKNHTVTIDNGSIGRVPDSTVRSNAPFASDRTVVFSEANDMDITQSHTVAIESDNLGQISNKALQSTRKSSRLSTLGSIVALLPNEKTVVFSEANDMDITKSHTVTIDSGSIGRVPDCTVGSNAPLASDRTVVFSEANDMDITQSHTVAIESDNLGQISNKALQSTRKSSRLSTLGSIVALLPNEKTVVFSEANDMDITKSHTVTIDSGSIGRVPDCTVGSNAPLASDRTVVFSEANDMDITQSHTVAIESDNLGQISNKALRSTRKSSRLSTLGSIVALLPNEKTVVFSEANDMDITKSHTVTIDSGSIGRVPDCTVGSNAPLASDRTVVFSEANDMDITQSHTVAIESDNLGQISNKALRSTRKSSRLSTLGSIVALLPNEKTVVFSEANDMDITKSHTVTIDSGSIGRVPDCTVGSNAPFANDRTVVFSEANNMDITQSHAVAIESDNLGQISNKALWSTRKSSRLSTVGSIMASLPNENTVIFSEANEMDITKSHTVTIDSGSVGRVPDCTVGSSASLGSDRSVVFSEANVMEITKSHTVATENGSFKMNGNQTFGYQKRSSSHSNTLACLPNSKSSIFLQLNDKDISPSPVAVVDSMNFEAIINCAVSSSSSFPGGNNVVVSEPNDMDMTKSHTVAIEGGCLGSAIKLETCSASFFPSDRTTIFSEANDMDMTKSYTTNIDSENCEAISNGALCSANITSDLNAVGSVLSSCSSTNTMVSEQAAAVKKKDIVLIHGKHDESGKHKVTQLKLVTEQQQFSHQMDHASSSTQRNLEANSKCITGAQEKRNLKGVELCIESSSDATPTHKSDLEVQKRAIIDQTREADSEAFVQSRVTEGTAQGTRTESVSTTNNNLECNASIKSNISNVSSLQKMNSMPDVTPDPPLEKPPMDGNNPGDRQTFDAKACLPKQSSFVKDTLASQISLSAFLPKLPSRRNLCRTVHSSHQNVVKPSVEYHCSDSLLNTTAKSKGLESSKIFEPSGNSQEQSDRQHKMQVNDGDEAESRMLDFVNPSLCSKSSEGCSLHEQQYGETFSAPEQGINATDQVLSCSKISTVEQRPCQKRVWSEEENGSAYNKRKTLECKGTDASRKEVKITPVVQWEGVGHETVEENLLSLMTKSLDNNSSLDSTKGDGTSADTITPKCNLNASLVILEESELHKKLMDGEITVREFFKFLKVQTRPQKSRQSELQVNPELDRSSGLENGLAVKFIHRPKREVYEDNSSALSAAINDLKDQLLDLDKLLSEVNFPLLKEVMQMTKEELQQFRSCLNTKKSTYVKRTKVICHEQKVQLYLTQLNALKAQHQQRKEYEDSLDDILNKMDDCLASLDLANLDHLGECNMDVSDSCEGLMQLKQIVYNKNEDLKNLQGERRKMESQLAKVLDEKLMQEKAVNMLELNEEFQELLEWTLVPCQDDQAAYRFLYDSLELTLQYGEPECAELSPGEKYRKIIDIKLVSELDEKESPAHSKLVHELVMMCWKNRESWHSKHSNESQVPMLLLDLSLVVSRCRLLGDELEYLMNWGSKFDILKLEIQHTDVKFLVSSYEALSKFEVAFHVTPGYPWLPLQFTFNSWFGNISAEHIKEVLMTVKPGHKYLIRIMKSLFLTLLIRPGANRFQLQPASP